From a region of the Dehalococcoidia bacterium genome:
- the rsmA gene encoding 16S rRNA (adenine(1518)-N(6)/adenine(1519)-N(6))-dimethyltransferase RsmA, with the protein MRPTKRLAQHFLVDRGVLESILRAAALTPQDVVVEIGPGLGLMTELLATRVARLIAVELDSTLARALTRLFAPYPSTTIVEGDARTVDLSPWLPPALPYKVVANLPYYAAVPIIRRFLEDGHRPTLMVVMLQKEVALQMCAPPGRMTLLSVGIQVYAHPRLVRVVPARCFYPPPRVASAVVRLEVYPQPRVPSAHLAGFFALVRLGFQAHRKQLGGHLRRSLNLPGERVERAFSTASIPLAARPEALSIPQWESLYHALQEEGWTPSA; encoded by the coding sequence ATACGCCCCACCAAGCGCCTCGCCCAGCACTTCCTGGTGGACCGGGGCGTGCTGGAGAGCATCCTACGCGCCGCCGCCCTAACACCCCAGGATGTGGTGGTGGAGATTGGGCCGGGGTTGGGACTTATGACCGAGTTGTTGGCTACCCGTGTGGCCCGCCTCATCGCGGTGGAACTGGATTCGACCCTGGCTCGTGCCCTCACCCGCCTCTTTGCGCCCTATCCCTCTACGACTATCGTGGAGGGGGATGCCCGCACCGTAGACCTTTCCCCCTGGCTGCCGCCGGCTTTGCCCTACAAGGTCGTGGCCAACCTCCCCTACTACGCCGCCGTCCCCATCATCCGACGCTTCCTAGAAGATGGGCATCGCCCCACTTTAATGGTGGTCATGCTGCAAAAGGAAGTGGCACTGCAGATGTGCGCACCCCCAGGGCGTATGACCCTACTGAGCGTAGGGATTCAAGTGTATGCTCATCCCCGCCTGGTGCGCGTGGTACCCGCCCGCTGTTTTTATCCGCCTCCTCGGGTCGCCTCGGCCGTGGTGCGCCTGGAGGTGTACCCCCAACCGCGGGTTCCGTCGGCCCATTTGGCGGGGTTTTTCGCACTCGTCCGCTTGGGGTTTCAGGCCCACCGCAAGCAACTGGGAGGCCACCTGCGCCGTTCCCTGAACCTCCCCGGTGAAAGGGTGGAGCGGGCCTTCAGTACGGCGTCCATCCCCCTCGCGGCGCGCCCCGAAGCCCTGTCCATCCCCCAGTGGGAGAGCCTTTACCACGCCCTGCAGGAGGAGGGATGGACACCCTCCGCCTAA
- a CDS encoding Ldh family oxidoreductase — translation MLEIFKVPERVAVRVRPEALRSTVEAIFRKMGVSEEDARIGADVLVTADLRGVDTHGVSNMLRIYVEGYAQGTLNPRPRWRIVRETPATANVDSDFGLGIMVVPQVMRIAIRKAKETGVGMITIHNGRHLGMAAYHAMLALPHDMIGICMTATGPTMPPTFGREARLGTNPIAIAAPARTEPPFVFDAAMTVIANNKLRLARRLGTLVPPGVLANERGEPIMHPTPVPDKYFILPLGSMRELGSHKGYSLACMVEILGGVLSGAGFGFKLGRGAANHFVAAINIDAFTPVERFKDEMDEFLRSLRETPPAPGHERVVYAGLPEWEEEQVRRVQGIPLHPEVIHWFRTICGELGIPYTLEG, via the coding sequence ATGCTGGAAATTTTCAAGGTGCCCGAAAGGGTGGCGGTGCGGGTGCGCCCCGAGGCTTTGCGGAGCACGGTGGAGGCCATCTTCCGCAAGATGGGGGTGTCGGAGGAGGACGCCCGTATCGGGGCGGATGTGCTGGTCACGGCCGACCTGAGGGGGGTGGATACCCATGGCGTCTCCAATATGCTCCGCATTTATGTGGAGGGGTATGCTCAGGGCACGCTTAATCCCCGTCCCCGCTGGCGCATCGTGCGGGAGACCCCCGCCACGGCCAATGTGGACTCCGACTTCGGCCTGGGGATTATGGTGGTGCCCCAGGTGATGCGGATCGCCATCCGCAAGGCGAAGGAGACGGGGGTGGGGATGATCACCATCCATAACGGGCGCCACCTGGGGATGGCCGCCTACCATGCCATGCTGGCCCTGCCCCACGATATGATCGGCATCTGCATGACGGCCACGGGGCCGACTATGCCCCCCACCTTTGGGCGGGAGGCCCGCCTGGGCACCAACCCCATCGCCATTGCCGCTCCCGCCCGCACGGAGCCCCCCTTCGTGTTTGATGCGGCGATGACCGTCATCGCCAACAACAAGCTGCGCTTGGCCCGCCGGCTGGGGACGCTCGTCCCGCCGGGGGTGTTGGCCAACGAGCGTGGGGAGCCGATTATGCACCCAACCCCAGTGCCCGACAAGTACTTCATCCTGCCCCTGGGGAGCATGCGGGAACTGGGCTCCCACAAGGGGTATAGCCTGGCGTGTATGGTGGAGATTCTGGGGGGTGTATTGTCGGGGGCGGGGTTCGGCTTCAAGTTGGGGCGGGGGGCGGCTAACCACTTCGTGGCGGCCATCAACATAGACGCCTTCACACCGGTGGAGCGCTTCAAGGACGAGATGGACGAGTTTCTGCGCTCCCTGCGGGAGACGCCCCCCGCCCCAGGGCACGAGCGGGTGGTGTATGCGGGCCTGCCCGAGTGGGAGGAGGAGCAGGTGCGGCGCGTGCAGGGGATCCCCCTGCACCCGGAGGTGATTCACTGGTTCCGCACCATCTGCGGGGAGCTGGGCATTCCCTATACCTTGGAGGGGTAG
- a CDS encoding N-6 DNA methylase codes for MDTFTKHLEDYLQNLADIRARDASEDTIRDAFLQFLRGAFPRLEQVVPLSLEQYVPAIRVRGGFADILFGDLIWEFKRRLDQASCADGLEKLQRYLSNQPHPERFTGILTDGETLEAYALQENTLQRIDITRLQQDKAEQVKLWLDSYLFHEKVLSPTATDVALRFGERSATFWHSRRLLTDIWQQRSADPSAYPSTQTKFAEWQSLLSIVYGSAVGNDDLFFRHTYLALFARVLAFVALQRRAPSEDEVKGLLDGDTFERLGLGNFVEDDFFTWPGDQATPLLQALATRLTATYELSHITEDLLKELYQELVDPATRHDLGEYYTPDWLAELILRQAGFPPPQRPLGQAHSLLDPACGSGTFLFLAVRLLREAGVRGRELAEFCASHMAGIDVHPLAVTIAKTNLILALGDDLRSYGRRFDLPIYMADALFEARPLEGALRVPVDTATLAQRSGKERPSHIPSQFLLPISLVARPDTLDEALDALIAYAKPDSTKKEEEEAFEGFRHRLARLFQPLQDWDVWEGNLRLMRWLLQPPATDSVWRFILKNAYRPALLAQRTFAFVVGNPPWLAYRYIARPDYQQRVRKMVFEHSLLEKRSTHLFALMEMATLFFAHCAERFLADRGTLAFVLPRSVLTQAKQHRGFQTRFLAHARRIIDCEGVVPLFQVPACAVVWVKGPTPPQPPAGVPCLRLEGTLPSRNAPWAIAHKHLTQEATTFHPPKPGAPSPYFEHFKAGACIYPRVLWFVRPPEDRRITDLHQPYLETDPSVKARAKPPWNRVHMRGEVESPYLFATLLSDDLLPFGWRRLSLVVLPLASTPEGQRTMLDSSAAAHRGAPKLADWLRKAESDWNKQRKGQIDLQAWLNWQGKLTRQHPSGVVKLLYNASSTHLCACVVDARDAHQWQVHGIPVQGFVADNTTYFLETQNSVEAHYICAILNAPLVDKTIKPFQTKGLLGERHISRWPFEVLPIPKFDPRNRVHLRLAALSEACHAKVARMGPFSGDTSIGRLRRQVRETLREEIKEIDALVQKMLG; via the coding sequence ATGGATACCTTTACAAAACACTTGGAAGACTATTTGCAGAACCTCGCCGATATTCGCGCACGCGATGCCTCGGAGGATACCATTCGGGACGCTTTCCTGCAGTTCCTGCGGGGGGCTTTCCCCCGCCTGGAACAAGTGGTTCCCCTCTCCCTTGAACAATATGTCCCCGCCATCCGTGTGCGGGGAGGGTTCGCCGACATCCTTTTCGGCGACCTCATCTGGGAGTTCAAGCGCCGTTTGGACCAGGCGAGTTGTGCGGATGGCCTGGAGAAACTGCAACGCTACTTGTCCAATCAGCCCCACCCCGAACGCTTCACGGGTATCCTCACCGACGGTGAAACCCTCGAGGCTTATGCCCTGCAGGAGAACACCCTCCAGAGAATAGACATCACCCGTTTGCAACAGGACAAGGCGGAACAGGTCAAACTGTGGCTGGACTCCTACCTCTTCCACGAGAAGGTGTTGTCCCCCACGGCAACGGATGTGGCCCTCCGCTTCGGGGAGCGCAGCGCCACCTTTTGGCACAGCCGGCGGCTCCTGACGGACATCTGGCAACAGCGCTCCGCCGACCCCTCCGCCTACCCCTCCACCCAAACCAAGTTCGCCGAGTGGCAAAGCCTCCTCTCTATCGTTTACGGCTCCGCGGTCGGCAACGACGACCTCTTCTTCCGCCACACTTATCTGGCCCTTTTCGCCCGGGTGTTGGCCTTCGTCGCCCTCCAACGGCGCGCCCCCTCCGAAGACGAGGTGAAGGGGCTTCTGGACGGGGACACCTTCGAACGGCTCGGCCTGGGCAACTTCGTGGAGGACGACTTCTTCACCTGGCCGGGCGATCAGGCAACCCCCCTCCTCCAGGCCCTGGCCACACGCTTGACCGCTACCTATGAACTTTCCCACATCACCGAAGACCTCCTGAAGGAACTCTATCAGGAGCTGGTGGACCCCGCCACGCGCCACGACTTGGGCGAATACTATACCCCCGACTGGTTGGCCGAACTGATTCTTCGCCAAGCCGGCTTTCCCCCTCCCCAGCGCCCCCTGGGGCAGGCCCACTCCCTGTTAGACCCCGCCTGCGGCTCGGGCACTTTCCTATTTCTGGCAGTGCGTCTCCTGAGGGAGGCGGGTGTGCGGGGGCGAGAACTCGCCGAGTTCTGCGCCTCGCACATGGCAGGCATTGATGTCCACCCCCTGGCCGTTACCATCGCCAAGACCAACCTCATCCTGGCCCTGGGCGATGACCTCCGCAGCTATGGGCGCCGGTTTGACCTGCCCATTTATATGGCCGATGCCCTTTTCGAGGCGCGCCCCCTGGAAGGGGCGCTTCGGGTGCCTGTGGACACCGCCACTCTTGCCCAGCGCTCCGGCAAAGAGCGTCCATCCCACATCCCCTCCCAGTTCCTGCTTCCCATCTCTTTGGTGGCACGGCCCGACACCCTGGATGAGGCCCTAGACGCCCTCATCGCCTACGCCAAACCCGACTCGACCAAGAAGGAGGAGGAGGAGGCCTTTGAGGGCTTCCGTCATCGCCTCGCCCGCCTGTTCCAGCCCCTGCAGGATTGGGATGTGTGGGAGGGCAACCTGCGCCTGATGCGCTGGCTCCTTCAGCCTCCCGCCACCGACAGCGTGTGGCGGTTCATCCTGAAGAACGCCTACCGCCCCGCTCTCCTGGCCCAGCGCACATTCGCCTTCGTGGTGGGCAACCCCCCGTGGCTGGCCTATCGCTACATCGCCCGCCCCGACTACCAGCAACGCGTGCGGAAAATGGTCTTTGAGCATTCCTTGCTGGAAAAGCGCTCCACCCACCTCTTCGCCCTAATGGAGATGGCCACCCTTTTCTTCGCCCATTGTGCCGAGCGCTTCTTAGCCGATAGGGGCACCCTGGCCTTTGTCCTCCCCCGTAGCGTCCTGACCCAGGCCAAACAGCACCGCGGATTCCAGACACGCTTCCTGGCCCACGCTCGCCGAATCATAGACTGCGAAGGTGTGGTGCCCCTTTTCCAGGTGCCGGCGTGCGCTGTGGTGTGGGTCAAGGGGCCAACCCCGCCACAGCCCCCCGCAGGCGTGCCCTGCCTGCGCCTGGAGGGCACCCTGCCCTCCCGCAACGCCCCTTGGGCCATCGCCCACAAGCACCTCACCCAAGAGGCTACCACCTTTCACCCCCCCAAGCCTGGGGCCCCCAGTCCCTATTTTGAACATTTCAAGGCGGGGGCTTGTATCTACCCGCGTGTGCTGTGGTTCGTGCGCCCGCCCGAGGACCGAAGAATCACTGACCTCCACCAGCCCTATCTGGAGACCGACCCGTCGGTGAAGGCCCGCGCCAAACCCCCGTGGAACAGGGTGCACATGCGGGGCGAGGTGGAGTCCCCCTACCTTTTCGCCACCCTGCTGTCCGACGACCTTTTGCCCTTCGGGTGGCGGCGCCTGTCGCTGGTCGTTCTCCCCCTGGCCTCAACGCCGGAAGGGCAGAGGACGATGCTAGACAGCTCAGCGGCAGCCCACAGGGGTGCCCCCAAACTGGCCGATTGGCTTCGGAAGGCCGAGTCTGATTGGAATAAGCAGCGCAAAGGGCAGATAGACCTGCAGGCCTGGCTGAACTGGCAGGGGAAACTGACACGCCAGCATCCCAGTGGGGTGGTGAAACTCCTCTACAACGCCTCAAGCACCCACCTGTGCGCCTGCGTGGTGGACGCCCGGGATGCTCACCAGTGGCAGGTGCACGGCATCCCTGTTCAGGGGTTCGTTGCAGATAACACCACATATTTCCTGGAAACACAAAATTCAGTGGAAGCCCATTACATATGCGCTATTTTGAACGCTCCCTTGGTAGACAAAACTATCAAACCATTTCAGACTAAAGGCCTTCTGGGTGAAAGGCATATTTCCCGATGGCCCTTTGAAGTTCTGCCCATTCCCAAGTTTGACCCGCGCAATCGTGTGCACCTGCGGTTGGCGGCCCTGTCGGAGGCGTGCCATGCGAAGGTGGCGCGGATGGGGCCTTTTTCGGGGGATACATCCATCGGGCGTCTGCGCCGGCAGGTACGGGAGACTCTGCGGGAGGAGATCAAGGAGATAGACGCTTTGGTGCAAAAGATGCTAGGCTAG
- the htpX gene encoding zinc metalloprotease HtpX, whose translation MAVRARRIPRDWGLLWRMAFVMALLAGLYLAFITFLTAAGVPWLMIAIIAGIMLGLQYFLSDKMVLWSLGAKVVSPQDAPKLHAMVERLALQAGLPKPKIAIIDTDIPNALATGRNPKNAVVAVTTGIMRRLDDEELEAVLGHELAHIKNRDVLVITLASFFSMVASMLTNWLMWVMLFGGFGRRDERGGGAGAIMLVWLVSLLVYIISQLLILALSRYREYAADYAGAILTGMPSRLASALMKISGAIARIPTEDLRKVEGANAFFIVSALKGEVILELLSTHPPVHKRVERLRRLEQRLEWSR comes from the coding sequence ATGGCTGTGCGAGCACGCCGCATCCCGCGCGACTGGGGCCTACTGTGGCGGATGGCCTTCGTCATGGCGCTCCTGGCCGGGCTGTATCTGGCCTTCATCACTTTCCTCACCGCTGCGGGAGTGCCCTGGCTGATGATCGCCATCATTGCCGGCATCATGCTCGGGCTCCAGTACTTCCTGAGCGACAAGATGGTGCTGTGGTCACTGGGGGCCAAGGTGGTCAGCCCCCAAGACGCTCCCAAACTGCACGCCATGGTGGAGCGCCTGGCGTTGCAGGCGGGCCTCCCCAAGCCTAAGATCGCCATCATCGATACGGATATCCCCAATGCTCTTGCCACCGGGCGTAATCCTAAGAACGCCGTGGTGGCCGTGACCACCGGCATCATGCGCCGTCTGGACGACGAGGAACTGGAGGCCGTTTTGGGCCACGAGTTGGCCCACATCAAGAACCGCGATGTGCTGGTGATTACCCTGGCCAGTTTCTTCAGCATGGTGGCGTCCATGCTGACCAACTGGCTGATGTGGGTGATGCTGTTCGGCGGGTTCGGACGGCGGGATGAGCGGGGCGGCGGGGCTGGGGCCATTATGCTGGTGTGGCTGGTCTCTTTGCTGGTCTACATCATCAGCCAACTGCTCATCCTGGCCCTTTCGCGCTATCGCGAGTATGCCGCCGACTACGCTGGGGCCATCCTCACCGGGATGCCCTCTCGCCTGGCATCGGCGCTGATGAAAATCAGCGGGGCCATCGCCCGCATCCCCACCGAAGACCTGCGCAAGGTGGAGGGCGCCAACGCCTTCTTCATTGTCTCCGCCCTGAAGGGTGAGGTAATTCTGGAACTCCTGTCCACTCACCCCCCTGTGCACAAGCGCGTGGAGCGCCTGCGCCGTCTGGAACAGCGCCTGGAGTGGAGCCGGTAG
- a CDS encoding site-specific DNA-methyltransferase, protein MQPTLLPAHDFGPPPGWAQFALVDSPDIPEYPLHQVMDKVILGDALQVLPKLPGESVDMVFLDPPYFLQLPRKRLVRWGVRTPVEGVDEAWDKFGSFAEYDAFLTRILQEVRRLMRPTATLWAIGTYHNIFRVGKILQDLGFWILNDVIWVKPNPMPNWLNVRFTNATETLIWAVKDKGCKGYTFHHAAARRYASGRVARNIWEVPLCTGRERVKDASGRTLHPTQKPEALLERVLAVSTRPGDVVLDPLAGVGTTGVVARRMGRQCIMVERERRYVEATLLRLQCINGVDDLVVTR, encoded by the coding sequence ATGCAGCCAACCCTCCTCCCCGCGCACGACTTCGGGCCACCGCCCGGATGGGCCCAGTTCGCCCTGGTGGACAGCCCCGACATTCCCGAGTATCCCCTCCACCAGGTCATGGATAAGGTCATCCTGGGCGATGCCTTGCAGGTTCTCCCCAAACTGCCCGGGGAAAGCGTGGACATGGTCTTCCTGGACCCCCCGTACTTTCTGCAGTTGCCCCGCAAGCGCCTTGTGCGGTGGGGTGTGCGCACCCCGGTGGAGGGGGTGGATGAGGCGTGGGACAAGTTCGGCAGTTTCGCCGAGTATGATGCCTTCCTGACCCGTATCCTGCAGGAGGTCCGACGCCTCATGCGCCCCACGGCCACCCTCTGGGCCATCGGCACGTACCATAACATCTTCCGCGTGGGCAAGATCCTGCAGGACTTGGGGTTCTGGATTCTGAACGATGTGATCTGGGTGAAGCCCAATCCCATGCCCAACTGGCTCAATGTGCGCTTCACCAACGCCACCGAGACCCTTATCTGGGCCGTCAAGGACAAGGGGTGCAAGGGCTACACCTTCCACCACGCTGCGGCGCGGCGCTACGCCTCGGGGAGGGTGGCGCGCAACATCTGGGAGGTGCCCCTGTGCACCGGACGGGAGCGGGTGAAGGACGCCTCCGGGCGCACATTGCACCCCACCCAAAAGCCCGAGGCCCTGTTGGAGCGGGTGCTGGCGGTGTCCACCCGCCCGGGGGATGTGGTGCTGGACCCCCTGGCAGGGGTGGGCACCACCGGCGTGGTGGCGCGCCGTATGGGAAGGCAGTGTATTATGGTGGAGCGGGAGAGGCGGTATGTGGAGGCGACGCTTCTTCGCCTACAATGTATCAACGGGGTGGATGACCTGGTTGTAACACGCTAA
- a CDS encoding PspA/IM30 family protein has product MGLIARFTTMVRAKLNRLLDRVEDPRETLDYAYERQLELLRKVKQGIVEVVTARRRLEFQVEQVRQQLPKLDEQARQALAVGREDLARLALQKKHTALQQIQGLEENIARLQQEQERLTLAEQRLSAKVEAFRTQKELLKAQYTAAEAQVRIGEAMAGLGEEMADVGAAIERAQRRTEDMRARASAIDELARVGVLEDFTKLKDPVGQELARLTAQQNVEAELAALKASMSKSQAQLPTGGPS; this is encoded by the coding sequence ATGGGCCTGATTGCGCGGTTCACAACCATGGTGCGGGCCAAGTTGAATCGCTTATTGGATCGCGTAGAGGATCCTCGGGAAACCCTCGACTATGCCTATGAGAGGCAGTTGGAACTGTTGCGCAAGGTGAAGCAGGGGATTGTGGAGGTGGTAACGGCGCGGCGGCGGTTGGAGTTTCAGGTGGAGCAGGTGCGTCAGCAGCTGCCGAAGCTGGATGAGCAGGCCCGACAAGCCCTGGCTGTGGGGCGTGAGGACTTGGCCCGTCTAGCCCTGCAGAAAAAGCACACCGCCCTGCAGCAGATTCAGGGGCTGGAGGAGAATATCGCCCGCTTGCAGCAGGAACAGGAGCGCCTCACCCTTGCCGAACAGCGCCTCTCGGCCAAGGTGGAGGCCTTCCGCACCCAGAAGGAGCTCCTCAAGGCCCAGTATACGGCCGCCGAGGCGCAGGTGCGCATTGGGGAGGCGATGGCGGGGCTGGGGGAGGAGATGGCCGATGTGGGGGCGGCCATTGAGCGGGCTCAGCGCCGCACCGAGGATATGCGGGCACGGGCCAGCGCCATTGATGAACTGGCCCGCGTGGGGGTTCTGGAGGACTTTACTAAACTGAAAGACCCTGTAGGGCAAGAGTTGGCGCGCCTGACGGCGCAGCAAAATGTGGAGGCCGAACTGGCCGCCCTCAAGGCCAGCATGAGCAAGAGCCAGGCGCAACTCCCCACGGGAGGCCCCTCGTGA
- a CDS encoding amidohydrolase family protein: MVKAIDVHVHVPRQPGLPPTRLSEAMRRYFRAGPPPPDADTMAAQYKAWDIIGVLLTVDTETTSGEPPDSIDYVASIVKKYPQQFIGFVGIDPWKGKKAIEELERGVKQLGLRGLKLHPNHQAFFPNDPRFYPLYDAARGLGIPVLFHSGHAGAGAGLPGGGGIKLKYSNPLHIDDVAADFPDLTIIMAHPGWPWQEEQIAVAIHKANVYIDLSGWAPRYFPDSLVREISTRLQDKVLFGSDYPLITPERWLREFEALPIKDEVRPKVLLENARRALKLA, from the coding sequence GTGGTCAAAGCCATTGATGTGCATGTGCACGTTCCCCGTCAGCCCGGCCTGCCCCCCACCCGCCTCTCCGAGGCCATGCGCCGGTACTTTCGCGCCGGCCCCCCACCCCCCGATGCCGACACTATGGCCGCCCAGTATAAGGCGTGGGACATCATCGGCGTCCTCCTCACAGTGGACACCGAGACGACCAGCGGCGAACCCCCCGATAGCATTGACTATGTGGCCTCTATCGTCAAAAAGTATCCCCAGCAGTTCATCGGCTTTGTAGGCATTGACCCCTGGAAGGGCAAAAAGGCCATTGAGGAACTGGAGCGGGGCGTCAAGCAGTTGGGCCTGCGGGGCCTCAAACTTCACCCCAACCATCAAGCCTTCTTCCCCAACGACCCCCGTTTCTACCCCCTCTATGACGCCGCCCGCGGCCTGGGCATCCCCGTCCTCTTCCACTCGGGCCACGCCGGTGCCGGGGCCGGCCTCCCGGGCGGCGGGGGCATCAAACTCAAGTACAGCAACCCCCTGCACATTGACGATGTGGCCGCCGACTTCCCCGATTTGACCATCATTATGGCCCACCCCGGCTGGCCCTGGCAGGAGGAGCAGATCGCCGTGGCCATCCACAAGGCCAATGTCTACATCGACCTGTCCGGGTGGGCACCCCGCTACTTCCCCGATAGCCTGGTGCGGGAGATCAGCACCCGCCTCCAAGATAAAGTCCTGTTCGGCTCCGACTACCCCCTCATCACACCCGAGCGGTGGCTGCGGGAGTTTGAGGCCCTCCCCATCAAGGATGAGGTGCGCCCGAAAGTACTCTTGGAGAACGCCAGGAGAGCCCTGAAATTGGCGTAA
- the ispE gene encoding 4-(cytidine 5'-diphospho)-2-C-methyl-D-erythritol kinase yields the protein MDTLRLRAYAKINLTLEVLGRRPDGYHAIASVLQTIALWDEVEFSPHPEAIIVECSIPSLAGPANVVYKTAHLLRQHTGVRRGVVIRVHKHIPVAGGLGGGSSDAATALQGLVRLWNLSISRERLVQLAACLGSDVPFFLYAGTALAEGRGEHITPLPPLPQAWFVLLAPPLGDEKKTARLYGLLRPQHWSNGSRTRALVQALHAGTPLCDALLYNTFEAVAFSAFPGLATYWKALEEATGRRAHLSGAGPSLYALVSTPAEAEKAVAILREQGLRAWAVHSVGAEVNE from the coding sequence ATGGACACCCTCCGCCTAAGGGCCTACGCCAAAATCAACCTGACCCTGGAGGTGCTGGGCCGACGGCCCGACGGCTACCACGCCATCGCCTCCGTCCTCCAAACTATCGCCCTGTGGGACGAGGTGGAGTTTTCCCCCCATCCCGAGGCCATCATCGTGGAGTGCTCCATCCCCTCATTGGCAGGCCCTGCGAATGTGGTCTATAAGACGGCCCACCTTTTGCGCCAGCACACCGGTGTGCGCCGAGGCGTGGTAATTCGGGTGCACAAACATATTCCTGTCGCAGGGGGCTTGGGAGGCGGGAGTAGCGACGCGGCGACAGCCCTGCAAGGCTTGGTGCGCCTCTGGAACCTCTCCATCTCACGGGAACGGCTTGTGCAGTTAGCAGCTTGCCTCGGCTCTGATGTGCCCTTTTTCCTTTACGCCGGCACGGCGCTGGCCGAGGGACGGGGGGAACACATTACTCCCCTACCCCCTTTGCCCCAGGCCTGGTTTGTGCTCCTGGCTCCCCCCCTCGGGGACGAGAAGAAGACAGCACGATTGTATGGTCTTCTGCGTCCCCAGCATTGGAGCAACGGCTCCCGCACGCGTGCCCTAGTGCAGGCTCTGCACGCGGGCACACCCCTTTGTGATGCCCTGCTGTATAACACTTTTGAAGCCGTCGCCTTTTCTGCCTTTCCAGGCCTGGCAACCTACTGGAAGGCTTTGGAAGAGGCAACGGGGCGGCGCGCTCATCTTTCAGGTGCAGGGCCGAGCCTCTATGCCCTGGTCTCAACGCCAGCGGAGGCGGAGAAGGCGGTGGCCATCTTGCGAGAGCAGGGCCTTAGGGCTTGGGCTGTCCATAGCGTCGGGGCGGAGGTGAACGAATAG
- a CDS encoding TIGR03560 family F420-dependent LLM class oxidoreductase, with protein sequence MRLPIGLHTGQQDATYQELRRVWRWADREGFSWISVWDHMYETPPVDGTHPCFETVSIWTALAMETRHVRVGCLVMNVGYRNPGLIAKTACTLDHISGGRLTLGLGAGWHEMEYIAYGYTFPPPKVRLDMLEEGVQIVRSLLTQETTTFEGRYFRVVNAYCNPKPVQPRVPVWVGGQGEKRTLRIAARYADGWNCPYVSPQDFARKCAILDEYCRVEGRDPRSVFRSVNIGFYMGYDEADAQRKRDFLRKQWGAQAAQREGGMLTGSPQEAIERIHQYIAAGAQQVNIALRAPFDWRALRAFAQKVLPQFS encoded by the coding sequence ATGCGTCTGCCTATAGGGCTGCACACCGGCCAGCAGGATGCCACCTACCAGGAACTGCGCCGCGTCTGGCGTTGGGCCGACCGAGAGGGGTTCTCCTGGATTTCGGTATGGGATCACATGTATGAGACCCCGCCCGTGGATGGCACCCACCCCTGCTTCGAGACCGTCTCCATCTGGACCGCTTTGGCTATGGAGACCCGCCATGTGCGCGTCGGCTGTCTGGTAATGAATGTGGGCTACCGCAACCCAGGGCTGATCGCGAAAACGGCGTGCACCCTCGACCATATCAGCGGGGGGCGGTTGACCCTGGGGCTAGGGGCGGGCTGGCACGAAATGGAGTACATCGCCTATGGCTACACCTTCCCACCCCCCAAGGTGCGCCTGGACATGCTGGAAGAGGGCGTCCAAATCGTGCGCTCCCTCCTGACGCAGGAGACCACGACCTTCGAGGGGAGATATTTCCGCGTGGTCAACGCCTATTGCAATCCCAAGCCCGTCCAACCCCGTGTGCCGGTGTGGGTGGGGGGGCAAGGGGAGAAGCGCACCCTACGCATCGCCGCCCGCTATGCTGACGGCTGGAACTGTCCGTATGTTTCCCCCCAGGACTTCGCCCGTAAGTGCGCTATCCTGGACGAATACTGCCGCGTGGAGGGGCGCGACCCCAGGAGCGTCTTCCGCAGTGTGAACATCGGCTTCTACATGGGCTACGACGAGGCCGACGCCCAACGCAAGCGGGACTTTCTGCGCAAGCAGTGGGGCGCTCAAGCGGCCCAGCGGGAGGGAGGCATGCTCACCGGCTCGCCCCAAGAGGCCATAGAACGTATTCACCAATATATCGCCGCAGGTGCCCAGCAGGTGAACATCGCCTTGCGCGCCCCCTTTGACTGGCGGGCCCTGCGCGCCTTCGCCCAGAAGGTTTTACCCCAGTTCTCATAA